From the Rhodopirellula bahusiensis genome, one window contains:
- the lpdA gene encoding dihydrolipoyl dehydrogenase, which yields MKTARHELVILGGGPAGYVAAIRAAQLGIDVACIDDNPRYGGTCVRVGCIPSKALLESSHLYEEAQHKFADHGLNVGNVEVDLDVMMKRKEKIVESLTGGIDMLFDRRGVTAYHGRGKLRDVETIEITPSEGAADDQPTLVSADQIMLCPGSVPAKLPFVEEDGERIGNSTTALSFPEVPEELVVIGGGYIGMELGSVWNRLGSHVVVLEAFDRIMPGLDKEMANLAHRSYKKQGIETRTGTFVASAKVDPNPGDKKPCVVEIKDGDPIRCDRVLLATGRAPATKGMGLEEAGVKLDERGFIQVNHQFETSVPGIYAVGDCIGGAMLAHKAMEEGVVCVELMAGIASEMNYEVIPAIVFTHPEIAMVGKTEEELKEAGIEYKKGVCPLGANGRARTLGDIDGRVKILADAATDRVLGVHIIGPRAGDMIAEAAAAMEFGASSEDIARTCHAHPTLSEAVHEAAMAVDDRAIHTA from the coding sequence ATGAAAACGGCTCGTCACGAACTCGTCATTTTGGGCGGTGGCCCAGCCGGATACGTCGCCGCCATCCGCGCCGCTCAACTGGGAATTGACGTCGCCTGCATCGACGACAACCCTCGCTATGGCGGGACGTGTGTTCGAGTCGGATGCATTCCCAGTAAGGCGCTTTTGGAATCCAGCCACTTGTACGAAGAGGCTCAGCACAAATTTGCTGACCATGGGCTGAACGTCGGCAACGTCGAAGTGGACCTCGACGTGATGATGAAACGCAAAGAGAAGATCGTCGAATCGCTGACCGGCGGAATCGACATGCTGTTCGATCGCCGCGGTGTGACTGCCTATCACGGTCGCGGCAAACTTCGCGATGTGGAAACGATCGAGATCACGCCCAGCGAAGGCGCTGCCGACGACCAACCGACCTTGGTCTCCGCTGATCAGATCATGCTGTGCCCCGGCAGCGTCCCAGCAAAACTGCCCTTCGTCGAAGAAGACGGCGAACGAATCGGAAACAGCACCACGGCCCTCTCCTTCCCAGAAGTCCCTGAAGAACTGGTTGTCATCGGCGGCGGCTACATCGGCATGGAACTGGGCAGCGTCTGGAACCGACTCGGCAGCCACGTTGTTGTTTTGGAAGCCTTTGACCGCATCATGCCGGGTCTCGACAAAGAGATGGCCAACCTGGCTCATCGAAGCTACAAGAAACAGGGCATCGAAACTCGAACCGGAACCTTTGTCGCATCTGCCAAAGTCGATCCCAACCCAGGTGACAAGAAACCTTGCGTCGTCGAAATCAAAGATGGCGATCCCATCCGTTGCGATCGAGTGCTCCTGGCGACCGGACGTGCTCCGGCAACCAAAGGCATGGGACTCGAGGAGGCCGGCGTCAAACTCGACGAACGCGGTTTCATCCAAGTCAACCATCAGTTCGAAACCTCCGTGCCGGGCATCTATGCGGTGGGTGACTGCATCGGCGGCGCGATGTTGGCTCACAAAGCCATGGAGGAAGGCGTCGTTTGCGTCGAACTGATGGCCGGCATCGCGTCGGAAATGAATTACGAAGTCATCCCAGCAATCGTCTTCACCCATCCCGAAATCGCGATGGTTGGCAAGACCGAAGAAGAACTGAAGGAAGCCGGCATCGAATACAAGAAGGGCGTTTGCCCGCTTGGTGCCAACGGACGAGCCCGCACTTTGGGCGACATCGATGGTCGCGTCAAGATTCTCGCCGATGCGGCGACGGATCGTGTTCTGGGAGTCCACATCATCGGCCCGCGAGCCGGTGACATGATCGCGGAAGCCGCCGCCGCAATGGAATTCGGAGCCAGCAGCGAAGACATCGCTCGAACCTGTCACGCTCACCCGACGCTTTCGGAAGCGGTTCACGAAGCCGCGATGGCGGTTGACGATCGGGCGATCCACACGGCGTGA
- the zwf gene encoding glucose-6-phosphate dehydrogenase, whose amino-acid sequence MSHTIVIFGASGDLTSRKLVPALFRLFSRGRLPESTRIVGVSRSPYEHSEWRKSLRETTEKFVGKSFSAEAWDSFAPNIYYQAGDIKDADSFQSLAKFLDEIEEGKSTGRVYYLSTMPQLYEEAIQQLGAAGLACDKTGPRRVIIEKPFGTDLKTAQRLNESIHHVFREDQIYRIDHYLGKETVQNIFALRFANSIFEPLWNRNYIDHVQITVAEEVVIGRRAGYYDNSGILRDMFQNHILQLMMITAMEPPAKFDAALVRDEKVKVLHSVRKMTGGDFAAQTVRGQYAGYLQEEGVPANSQTETFAALKLYCDNWRWQGVPFFLRSGKGMSCRTTQIVIQFKNVPHQLFGGSKSKTKLGNRLVIQVQPAEGIQLHFETKVADAGMKTRTNHLDFNFQDSIGGEEMPDAYQRLLLDAVQGDASLFARGDEVELAWSIIDPIIEAWRSPAAPPLHTYPTGLWGPEECSQWLFDQKREWFDVCPVI is encoded by the coding sequence ATGTCTCATACAATTGTCATCTTTGGTGCCAGTGGCGACCTGACCAGCCGCAAATTGGTGCCGGCGCTCTTCCGACTTTTTTCTCGCGGCCGTCTGCCTGAATCGACTCGCATCGTCGGTGTCTCGCGAAGCCCCTACGAACACTCTGAATGGCGAAAATCTCTTCGCGAAACGACCGAGAAATTCGTCGGTAAATCGTTCAGCGCCGAAGCATGGGACTCGTTCGCTCCCAACATCTATTACCAAGCCGGCGACATCAAAGACGCCGATTCGTTTCAGTCTCTCGCGAAGTTCCTGGACGAAATCGAAGAAGGCAAATCAACCGGGCGAGTCTACTACTTGTCGACGATGCCACAGTTGTACGAAGAAGCGATCCAACAACTTGGTGCCGCGGGTCTCGCGTGCGACAAGACCGGACCGCGACGTGTCATCATCGAAAAACCGTTTGGCACCGATCTTAAAACAGCACAACGCCTCAACGAATCGATCCACCACGTTTTCCGAGAAGACCAGATCTATCGGATCGATCACTACCTCGGCAAAGAAACCGTGCAAAACATCTTTGCATTGCGGTTTGCCAACAGCATCTTTGAACCGCTGTGGAATCGAAACTACATTGACCACGTGCAGATCACGGTGGCAGAAGAAGTCGTCATCGGTCGCCGAGCAGGCTACTACGACAACAGTGGCATTCTCCGTGACATGTTCCAAAATCACATCTTGCAATTGATGATGATCACGGCGATGGAACCGCCCGCGAAATTCGATGCCGCGTTGGTTCGCGACGAAAAGGTCAAGGTGCTGCACAGCGTTCGCAAAATGACCGGCGGCGACTTCGCTGCCCAAACCGTTCGCGGTCAATACGCCGGCTACCTGCAAGAAGAAGGTGTGCCAGCGAACAGTCAAACCGAAACCTTCGCCGCACTGAAACTCTACTGCGACAACTGGCGATGGCAGGGCGTTCCGTTCTTCTTGCGAAGCGGCAAGGGGATGTCATGCCGAACGACTCAAATCGTGATTCAGTTCAAAAACGTTCCTCACCAACTGTTTGGTGGATCGAAGTCGAAGACCAAACTCGGCAACCGCTTGGTCATCCAAGTCCAACCGGCCGAGGGCATCCAGCTGCACTTCGAAACCAAAGTTGCCGACGCCGGAATGAAGACCCGAACCAATCACTTGGACTTCAACTTCCAAGACTCGATTGGCGGCGAAGAGATGCCCGACGCCTACCAACGATTGTTGCTCGACGCGGTTCAAGGTGACGCCAGTCTCTTTGCCCGCGGCGATGAAGTCGAACTCGCTTGGAGCATCATCGATCCGATCATCGAAGCATGGCGCAGCCCAGCCGCACCGCCACTGCACACGTATCCGACCGGCCTGTGGGGCCCGGAAGAATGCTCGCAGTGGCTGTTTGATCAAAAACGCGAATGGTTCGACGTCTGCCCAGTGATCTAG
- a CDS encoding sulfatase family protein, whose protein sequence is MKLILRTIATVFAVVMVPALTHAETKSPNVLIVMADDCTYNDLPMYGGQNAKTPNLDRLAKEGMTFDRAFLAEAICQPCRAELYSGLYPMRNGCNWNHSASRGDIESMPQHISRAGYRVGLAGKVHVSPDSAFPFEKVDGCDKNCVRNPTREMELDSIREFMARDEDQPFCLVVALVEPHVPWVMGDASAYPPRKLKLPPNIGDTPETRSAFGRYLAEITYMDDQFGQIVRELNAVGKSEDTLVLFTSEQGSQFPGNKWTNYNTGVHTGLIVKWPGVVKPGTRTDALVQYADVLPTLMDVVGAKSQTDTFDGSTFASVLRGESDAHREYAYGTHNNVPEGPSYPIRSITDGRYHYIRNLKNENLYIEKHLMGIKGRGELNNKYWQTWVFQSFEQPEILRLIQRYQLRPSEELYDLTNDPYEMTNLIDDASLAGVREELGQELDRWMESQGDPGAAQDTTESLRAAKRGEHRFGVGTDR, encoded by the coding sequence ATGAAACTCATTCTTAGAACCATTGCCACCGTTTTCGCGGTTGTCATGGTGCCCGCTCTCACGCACGCTGAGACGAAATCGCCCAACGTCCTGATCGTCATGGCGGACGATTGCACGTACAACGATCTGCCGATGTACGGGGGCCAAAACGCGAAAACGCCGAACTTGGATCGGCTTGCGAAAGAAGGCATGACTTTCGACCGAGCATTCCTCGCCGAAGCGATTTGCCAGCCCTGTCGCGCCGAATTGTATTCGGGGCTGTACCCGATGCGGAACGGTTGCAATTGGAATCATTCCGCCAGTCGCGGCGACATCGAGAGCATGCCGCAGCATATTTCGAGAGCAGGCTATCGAGTCGGTTTGGCAGGCAAGGTTCACGTCTCGCCGGACTCCGCGTTCCCGTTTGAAAAGGTGGATGGTTGCGACAAAAACTGCGTTCGCAATCCGACTCGAGAGATGGAGTTGGATTCCATCCGTGAATTCATGGCTCGCGATGAAGACCAGCCCTTTTGTTTGGTGGTCGCTTTGGTCGAGCCGCATGTGCCTTGGGTGATGGGTGACGCCAGTGCGTATCCGCCTCGCAAGTTGAAGTTGCCACCCAACATTGGTGACACGCCCGAGACTCGATCGGCGTTTGGTCGCTACTTGGCCGAGATCACTTACATGGACGACCAGTTCGGCCAAATCGTCCGAGAGCTGAATGCGGTTGGGAAGTCGGAAGACACGCTCGTTCTGTTCACGTCCGAGCAGGGCTCGCAGTTCCCAGGCAACAAATGGACGAACTACAACACGGGAGTCCACACGGGTTTGATCGTGAAGTGGCCCGGAGTGGTGAAGCCAGGAACCAGGACCGATGCCTTGGTTCAATACGCCGATGTGTTGCCGACTTTGATGGATGTGGTTGGTGCGAAGTCGCAGACCGATACCTTTGATGGATCCACCTTCGCAAGCGTGCTTCGCGGCGAGAGCGACGCCCATCGCGAGTATGCCTATGGGACGCACAACAATGTTCCCGAGGGACCGTCGTACCCAATTCGGTCCATCACCGATGGACGTTACCACTACATCCGCAATCTGAAGAACGAGAACCTGTACATTGAAAAGCACTTGATGGGCATCAAGGGCAGGGGTGAGCTGAACAACAAGTACTGGCAGACTTGGGTGTTTCAGAGCTTTGAACAGCCGGAAATTCTACGACTGATTCAGCGGTACCAACTGCGTCCCAGTGAAGAACTCTATGACTTGACGAACGACCCGTACGAGATGACCAACTTGATCGACGATGCAAGTTTGGCCGGAGTTCGCGAGGAACTGGGGCAAGAGCTGGATCGATGGATGGAGTCGCAGGGCGACCCGGGCGCGGCGCAAGATACCACGGAGTCCTTGCGGGCAGCCAAACGTGGTGAGCATCGGTTCGGGGTTGGAACCGACAGGTAA
- a CDS encoding sensor histidine kinase: protein MVSINESASDEAADSLFSSSATPADGSGTNGQQESSEKTEAKWSSRIPRLRTDSRVWRLSPQGKFPKIGSIQVKLLTGTLVLVALVITLGGVGIIGLYQYRNLADAISSRAKELPMATQIAQAAAKARDSNTRLCQMRAQATMIDPFGMPHSNLQMENDEFQTTINELDSALSRYSTMVTAKIEQPKEVEAGSTLINPETQLASLDTIRSILNNIQSNQNNLDYLVIDRRSSRNKLGEKLDELVGQTRDHLVLIHSQMAAFSDHVKSRYRLGIVVAWVAFAAAMLIAAVMVWVFQTSVLAPFNNLVIGARLVSRGQFGHRIDLGTGDELGELAIILNEMTDRFQNSMAHIEKMCDELDQEVKVRSQEVIRNEQLAGVGFLAAGFAHEINNPMAAIAWSAEAIESRMNDLMMLPDDERLLDSEMTENWRENLQRIEGEAFRCKSIIEKMLLFSRMGQVEKTSFDIVPLVNDVIEMVGTLGKYKCQSVQLFGADSATVYANDQEIRQVILNLVTNALESVDCDGNVNIYINQGPKTSTIRVKDTGCGMSAEVQAHLFEPFFTRRRDGTGTGLGLSISHRIVCQHGGQLSARSEGENRGSEFELRLPIAAITEEVTSPAYESWKFQDAQQTQAA, encoded by the coding sequence ATGGTGTCAATCAACGAATCGGCATCGGACGAAGCCGCTGATTCTTTGTTTTCTTCCTCTGCGACCCCCGCGGACGGTTCCGGCACCAACGGTCAGCAAGAATCGTCTGAGAAGACCGAGGCGAAGTGGTCCAGTCGCATTCCTCGATTGCGAACCGATTCCCGAGTCTGGCGTTTATCGCCGCAGGGGAAATTCCCAAAGATTGGTTCAATCCAAGTCAAATTACTGACCGGGACTCTGGTTCTGGTCGCTTTGGTGATCACGCTTGGCGGCGTTGGAATCATCGGTCTGTATCAGTACCGAAACTTGGCGGACGCGATCAGTTCGCGAGCCAAGGAATTGCCGATGGCGACGCAAATCGCTCAAGCGGCTGCGAAGGCTCGTGACAGCAACACGCGGCTGTGCCAGATGCGTGCGCAAGCCACGATGATCGATCCTTTTGGAATGCCGCACTCCAATCTGCAAATGGAGAATGACGAATTCCAAACCACGATCAATGAATTGGATTCAGCGCTCAGTCGTTACTCGACCATGGTGACGGCGAAGATCGAGCAACCAAAAGAAGTCGAGGCCGGTTCGACGCTGATCAATCCCGAAACGCAGCTCGCTTCGTTGGACACCATCCGAAGCATCCTGAACAACATTCAAAGCAATCAAAACAACCTGGACTATTTGGTCATTGATCGAAGGTCCAGTCGCAACAAGCTTGGCGAAAAGCTGGATGAGTTGGTCGGTCAAACTCGCGATCACTTGGTGCTGATTCACAGCCAAATGGCGGCGTTCAGTGACCACGTCAAAAGTCGATATCGACTCGGAATCGTTGTCGCCTGGGTCGCCTTTGCTGCCGCGATGCTGATCGCCGCCGTGATGGTGTGGGTGTTTCAAACCAGCGTGCTGGCGCCCTTCAATAATTTGGTCATCGGTGCTCGCCTCGTTTCGCGAGGTCAGTTTGGGCACCGCATCGATCTTGGCACCGGGGACGAACTCGGTGAGTTGGCCATCATCTTGAACGAGATGACCGATCGCTTCCAAAACAGCATGGCTCACATCGAAAAGATGTGCGACGAATTGGATCAAGAAGTGAAGGTGCGTTCTCAAGAAGTCATCCGCAACGAACAGCTTGCCGGCGTTGGATTCTTGGCCGCAGGGTTCGCTCATGAGATCAACAATCCGATGGCCGCGATCGCTTGGAGCGCTGAAGCGATCGAGTCGCGAATGAATGACTTGATGATGTTGCCTGACGACGAGCGTTTGCTCGACAGTGAGATGACCGAGAACTGGCGAGAGAACTTGCAGCGCATCGAAGGCGAAGCGTTCCGTTGCAAATCAATCATCGAAAAAATGCTGCTGTTCAGCCGCATGGGCCAAGTCGAGAAAACATCCTTTGACATCGTGCCGTTGGTCAACGATGTGATCGAAATGGTTGGGACGCTTGGCAAATACAAGTGCCAATCAGTCCAGTTGTTCGGCGCGGATTCGGCGACCGTCTATGCCAATGATCAAGAGATCCGACAGGTCATTTTGAATTTGGTGACCAACGCGCTGGAAAGTGTTGACTGCGATGGCAACGTGAACATCTACATCAATCAAGGTCCCAAGACGTCGACGATTCGTGTCAAGGACACCGGTTGCGGCATGTCCGCTGAAGTCCAGGCCCACTTGTTCGAGCCTTTCTTCACGCGACGTCGTGATGGCACCGGCACCGGATTGGGGCTCAGCATTTCCCACCGAATTGTTTGCCAGCATGGCGGCCAGTTGAGTGCTCGCAGTGAAGGCGAGAACCGCGGCAGCGAATTTGAATTGCGATTGCCAATCGCTGCCATCACAGAAGAAGTCACCTCTCCCGCGTATGAAAGTTGGAAATTCCAAGATGCCCAGCAAACCCAAGCAGCCTAA
- a CDS encoding lipid-A-disaccharide synthase yields MTKTIFFSVGEPSGDQHAARLIRQLANPGGLAMRNDERIVCRGFGGPSMLAAGCRVDLDLTRHAVVGIVEVLPKIREFFRFADQAEDIFRSGSVDSVVLVDFPGFNWHIAKRAKKYGIPVHYYCPPQLWAWGAWRARKMKRSVDHVIAVLPVEKTFFNQHQIPVSLVGHPFFDAVAEQQLDTAVMRRFHSQQSTGERIVAVLPGSRDHEVRSNFPIQLETIRRLHRELGESGDNVRFAVAAYRDKQCLWCREQLSEQDKSLPIDFYVDCTSEIIEAAHSAMMVSGSVSLELLARGTPAAVIYRVGRVLHAVGKRVLKIDSVTLPNLMAGRKLFPEFISVGDPAPAVDFLTETMRAMLQDSFYYAKIRRDLQKLRDEHASPGASQRAAELLRSRLFGVDETLSEKNSLRMQTEMREAA; encoded by the coding sequence GTGACCAAGACCATCTTTTTTTCCGTCGGGGAACCCAGCGGTGACCAACACGCCGCTCGATTGATTCGTCAGTTGGCGAATCCCGGCGGCTTGGCGATGCGAAACGACGAACGAATTGTTTGCCGTGGATTCGGTGGCCCATCGATGCTCGCGGCCGGATGTCGCGTCGATTTGGACCTCACCCGCCACGCCGTCGTCGGGATCGTGGAAGTCCTGCCCAAAATCCGCGAATTCTTTCGTTTCGCGGACCAAGCCGAAGACATTTTTCGATCCGGATCAGTCGATTCGGTCGTGCTGGTGGATTTCCCCGGGTTCAACTGGCACATCGCGAAACGAGCCAAGAAGTACGGCATTCCTGTTCACTACTATTGCCCGCCGCAATTGTGGGCCTGGGGTGCGTGGCGAGCCCGCAAGATGAAACGCAGCGTGGACCACGTGATCGCCGTGCTGCCGGTCGAGAAGACTTTCTTCAACCAGCATCAAATCCCCGTCAGCCTGGTCGGGCACCCGTTCTTCGACGCCGTCGCCGAACAACAACTCGACACCGCGGTGATGCGTCGCTTTCACTCCCAACAATCAACCGGTGAACGAATCGTCGCGGTTCTGCCCGGATCACGCGATCACGAAGTCCGTTCGAACTTTCCGATCCAGTTGGAAACAATCCGGCGATTGCATCGCGAATTGGGTGAGTCAGGCGACAACGTGCGATTCGCGGTAGCGGCCTACCGAGACAAACAGTGCCTTTGGTGCCGCGAACAGTTGTCGGAACAAGACAAAAGCCTGCCGATCGATTTCTACGTCGATTGCACGTCCGAGATCATCGAAGCCGCTCACAGCGCGATGATGGTCAGCGGCAGCGTCAGCCTGGAACTACTGGCCCGGGGAACTCCCGCAGCAGTCATCTACCGCGTCGGCCGAGTCTTGCACGCCGTCGGCAAACGCGTTTTGAAAATCGACAGCGTGACGCTTCCGAACTTGATGGCCGGCCGCAAACTTTTCCCCGAGTTCATTTCCGTAGGCGACCCGGCACCCGCGGTCGATTTCCTGACCGAAACCATGCGAGCGATGCTGCAAGACAGCTTCTACTACGCCAAAATTCGTCGCGATCTGCAAAAGCTGCGAGATGAGCATGCGAGCCCGGGTGCGTCCCAACGAGCCGCCGAATTGCTGCGTTCTCGGCTCTTCGGCGTCGATGAAACGCTCTCCGAAAAGAATTCTCTCCGCATGCAAACCGAAATGCGGGAAGCTGCGTAA
- a CDS encoding phosphatidylglycerophosphatase and protein-tyrosine phosphatase 1 family protein, producing the protein MSGPTESGWLRRLYARVVFLPTLWWNMLLGRVLKVRNWFDWIDPLVIVGARPFARDVEGLAKLNVGGVVNTCEEYCGPVDEYAKHDIEQLHLPITDFTHPSLQDVTTGVAFIQRHVESGKAVYIHCKAGRARSATIAICWLIAHKGMTPDEAQAWLLEKRPHINPRLTQRPVVQRFAREFQPSPE; encoded by the coding sequence GTGAGTGGCCCTACCGAATCTGGCTGGCTGAGGCGCCTGTACGCCCGCGTCGTGTTCCTACCAACGTTGTGGTGGAACATGCTGCTCGGACGCGTCTTGAAAGTTCGCAATTGGTTCGACTGGATCGATCCTTTGGTGATCGTCGGTGCTCGACCATTTGCACGCGACGTCGAGGGATTGGCCAAGCTCAACGTCGGCGGTGTCGTCAACACCTGCGAAGAATACTGCGGCCCAGTCGATGAGTATGCCAAGCATGACATAGAGCAACTGCACCTTCCGATCACCGACTTCACCCACCCCAGTCTGCAAGACGTCACGACGGGAGTCGCGTTCATTCAGCGACACGTCGAAAGCGGCAAAGCGGTCTACATCCACTGCAAAGCCGGCCGTGCTCGCAGCGCCACGATCGCAATCTGCTGGCTGATCGCTCACAAAGGCATGACGCCCGACGAAGCCCAAGCGTGGCTGCTTGAGAAGCGACCGCACATCAACCCGCGTCTGACCCAGCGACCAGTTGTCCAACGGTTCGCTCGCGAGTTCCAACCGTCACCCGAATGA
- a CDS encoding sigma-54-dependent transcriptional regulator — protein MHILFADDEPQLQKLMGTELPRMGYRVTVCPDGETAVDVLSKESIDCLLVDLDMPGMSGIDVIARAREIRPEIEAVVMTGKPSQETAIEALRHGTFDYLMKPCRLADISALMGRVSERREWNRLVAALRHRLQRAEGDSDLIGENQSMNAVRKLIAKVAPTESTVLIRGETGCGKELVARAIADESLRNEQPFVAINCGALPETLIESELFGHIKGAFTGADSGRMGLFEVASGGTLFLDEVGELPLAVQAKLLRVLETGDIRRLGDNQSIKVDVRVVCATHRDLEKMVTEGTFREDLMFRINTFELRLPALRDRIDDLPALAEHLLRRHRADGADGQLFTEAAMAELQSHQWPGNVRELANVIEHASVLCDSLPIDLEHLPQHFARRQLRADLADSAPMTMREIEQRAIERSMTRHNGNKKAVAEELGVSLKTLYNKLNAASEAAEAA, from the coding sequence ATGCACATTCTTTTCGCGGACGATGAACCTCAGTTGCAAAAACTGATGGGCACCGAATTGCCGCGAATGGGATACCGAGTCACGGTGTGCCCGGATGGCGAAACCGCGGTCGATGTCCTGTCAAAGGAATCAATCGATTGTCTGTTGGTTGACCTCGATATGCCCGGGATGAGCGGCATTGATGTCATCGCTCGTGCACGCGAAATCCGGCCGGAAATCGAAGCGGTAGTGATGACAGGAAAACCCAGTCAAGAAACCGCGATCGAGGCTCTGCGTCACGGCACGTTTGACTACTTGATGAAGCCTTGTCGTCTGGCGGATATCTCCGCTTTGATGGGGCGAGTCAGCGAACGCCGGGAATGGAACCGTTTGGTCGCCGCTCTTCGCCATCGCTTGCAGCGAGCTGAAGGCGACTCTGATTTGATTGGTGAGAACCAATCGATGAACGCAGTGCGGAAGCTGATCGCGAAAGTGGCCCCCACCGAGTCGACCGTCTTGATTCGCGGCGAGACCGGCTGCGGCAAGGAGTTGGTCGCTCGAGCAATCGCTGACGAAAGCCTTCGCAACGAGCAGCCCTTTGTCGCGATCAACTGTGGTGCTCTTCCGGAAACATTGATCGAGAGCGAACTGTTCGGTCACATCAAGGGTGCTTTCACGGGAGCTGACTCGGGACGCATGGGGCTGTTCGAAGTCGCAAGCGGCGGCACCTTGTTCTTGGACGAAGTCGGCGAGCTTCCTTTGGCGGTTCAAGCCAAGTTGCTTCGCGTTTTGGAAACTGGTGACATTCGTCGGCTTGGTGATAACCAGAGTATCAAAGTGGACGTGCGAGTCGTTTGTGCGACGCACCGCGATTTGGAAAAGATGGTGACGGAAGGCACGTTCCGCGAAGACTTGATGTTCCGCATCAACACGTTTGAACTTCGATTGCCGGCCCTGCGTGATCGCATTGATGATCTGCCAGCACTCGCCGAACACTTGCTGCGTCGCCATCGTGCGGATGGTGCCGACGGTCAGCTGTTCACGGAAGCCGCGATGGCTGAGTTGCAATCGCACCAGTGGCCCGGCAACGTTCGTGAGTTGGCCAACGTGATCGAGCACGCTTCGGTGCTATGTGATTCGTTGCCGATCGATCTGGAGCACTTGCCACAGCATTTCGCACGTCGGCAGCTTCGTGCGGACTTGGCTGATTCCGCTCCGATGACAATGCGAGAGATTGAACAGCGGGCGATCGAGCGATCGATGACTCGGCACAACGGCAACAAGAAGGCCGTGGCGGAAGAGCTCGGGGTGTCGCTGAAGACGCTCTACAACAAGCTGAACGCGGCATCCGAAGCAGCTGAAGCGGCCTAG
- a CDS encoding SIMPL domain-containing protein, whose amino-acid sequence MSKRTAYQSSLLVAAITASMLSAPASSNAADGVDTRSKLTVQATADSKVAPDSVTLRFAIESREEKVTEAARKTSEQVTRVVQFLKGQGIEAKDIRTESVVLSPIYRQGQKGQYAKQRSSMSASQGFGDLFDSVPQQQATQTEAPQPSVRDELQQNQPIGYSASRQLTVLVRDIKKFQTVYAGVLERGVNSIAGIQWMNSDQVQHRRAARIKAIAAAREKASDMAGALDAKVARVISVQETSRRSDPFSNSVQLFGGESEGSSIQAGMMTLSASVQVVFELSDTEFENE is encoded by the coding sequence ATGTCGAAACGCACCGCCTACCAATCGAGCCTGCTTGTTGCTGCCATCACTGCATCCATGCTGTCAGCCCCGGCGTCGTCCAACGCCGCCGACGGGGTTGACACTCGGTCCAAATTGACCGTGCAAGCAACGGCTGACTCCAAGGTCGCCCCCGACAGCGTCACGCTTCGTTTCGCGATCGAATCACGTGAAGAAAAGGTCACCGAAGCGGCTCGAAAGACCTCCGAGCAAGTCACTCGCGTCGTGCAGTTTCTGAAGGGCCAAGGGATCGAAGCCAAAGACATTCGGACGGAATCGGTCGTCCTTTCACCGATCTACCGTCAAGGTCAAAAGGGGCAGTATGCAAAGCAACGTTCGTCGATGTCAGCCTCGCAAGGATTCGGCGATCTGTTTGATAGCGTGCCACAGCAACAAGCCACTCAAACCGAAGCTCCCCAGCCGAGTGTTCGCGATGAGTTGCAGCAGAACCAACCCATCGGATATTCCGCCAGTCGCCAACTGACCGTTTTGGTTCGCGACATCAAAAAGTTCCAAACGGTCTACGCCGGTGTCCTGGAACGCGGTGTCAACTCCATCGCTGGGATCCAGTGGATGAACTCCGATCAAGTCCAACATCGCCGCGCCGCTCGCATCAAAGCGATTGCTGCAGCTCGCGAAAAGGCCAGCGACATGGCCGGGGCCCTCGATGCGAAGGTCGCACGTGTGATCAGTGTCCAAGAAACTTCGCGACGTTCTGACCCATTCAGCAACAGCGTGCAACTGTTTGGCGGAGAATCAGAAGGAAGTTCCATTCAAGCCGGCATGATGACGCTCTCCGCATCGGTGCAAGTGGTCTTCGAACTCAGCGACACCGAGTTCGAAAACGAGTGA